The genomic region AcggaattaaataaaattttgtacccaATGCGTTATGAACATTACATTGCGAGTCATCAAATAATAAGGCACTTTTGATAACTAATTACGTAAGTAACTATTAGACTATTGCACATTATAAGTTATGTAAGTTGTCTTTTACAACGGGAAGAAACATATTCAAAGGAGACCGCAACCATGTATTTTTCAGTGGAATAATTTTCGTGATGTATAACATTTTTCCTGGAaaataattcataattttgcaattttgaaaatgttttcgacaatcttaacaaacaaaaatataattaaggTGTTAAAGAACGTTAGGTTTGTTAATCCAtgatgaaattaataattatacagggtgatttacgaggaataatgagccccatggaatagaaaatgcaacccgcaattcatcaggagaaaaacccggacatttaccgcttcgatgtccggctttttgttacaatgtattgtgggttgcattttctattccatcgggctcattattcctcgtaaatcaccctgtatatgaacagtttattttttgagttttgtgatgcaattgtttttaaaaattttattggccACCCAATAAcatgaaattacaaattacacTTACCTAATTTAGAGTATGATACCTCATTGATTATTATCTTTCGACTCCTCCACTTTTTAAAGGATGAAATTTGGGAAGagaaataggtatttaaaaatattattactaATACCGTGTCAgttgtttgagttggcaataaaaattctggtgacttttatgtcatgttccaacgagaaaaccattttattaataacagattacaaaaaccaaaacgtttaaatttgaaatgtatgccagctgtcaatgtcaataaaacaaaccgaaatagatACAATCGTACAATTCACATAAAttcatataaatttttttattacgaaccgaaacagttattgttgctcacccggTAGATGTTACCATTcaagagattttttgtttatttatttctacagCTACTCGTTAAATTTGTTGATACCAGCTGTAAACACTTAagcatttgaaataaatgagactaaaaaaaaataacgatttggtaaaagaaaaaaaaaatggaaaagtctaaaaaaaagtttaaaatgagGAGACCTGGTACAGTCAGACTCCATTACTTGATAAGCCGTTAGATCCTGAGAGGATCTCCTCCACTTTTATCTGTAAatactaaattttcttttaaccTTGCAATAACCCTTCCTTTTTTTCCCCGTAAACATCATCTAGTTGACAAAGCGCCCTCTATGGGTGGTTTCAGGAACAGTTAGTGGGGCGTCGAACACACGCATCCACCACTCCTTACctacttatttgcttgatacAGTCAGTGTTGCCAGATTGGGGGTTTTCCCCCCAAAAATGGGGTTTTTTTAGAGAGATGGGGTAAATTTTGGGGGGTATAAATGTTTGGGGTTTTTTTTGGGGGGACAATAATTTTTGGTGGTATTTGTGGGGGTGAGGAACATATTATCAATATTCAAGATAAAAacactattttaaaaaaatgttttcaaatttattttcatatgtATCTACGAGCAgaaaatataacaattttagAACTTTTTTCAGGAATTCCCTAAATTCATAGGTAGGTGAACAGTCGAATGCAAAAcgttttggtcgtcaatgtcactaaaaaattatgtattcgTTTATGTcagaattttgtaatttacacTGTGTAATCAAGCCTTATTGtcatcaaaaaatcaaaaataatttaaacgtcAATTAGTATcctgcgttcatttaaatttatcctcaaagttaaAGTTGAAGACACACTATACGTATTACGgttcacggatcagctgtttaaatcttacgtttttacacgagtgaaGTGATGcgatcacaatcgactcttcaacgccaactttgaggataaatttaaatgaacggaCGATAGCATTATGGGCCTGACATCGCAGCGCCAATGTCACAATTAACGTcaaagtttgtcaaaaaacgacattgacgaccaaaatattttgcatttgACTATTGTAGATTTCCAAAACTGCATTCCGGTTACTACCATCaatcttttacatttttgggacTTCTGTGCGTGCCTGAAGGGGTATATTCGTTTTTTTCCTGCGTTAAGTATATGTaagtatttgattttttttttgttttttcaaaagttgatgagtataataaataaatgttttatttatttgaaattttgggggtttttctgcaaaataccATTATTTTTGGGGGATTTCGTGCTTCCAGTTGggggattttaaaaatatcatctGGCAACACTGGATAcagttttacaaaattaatcaCATCTGCTGAGGCGGCGAGGTCGACGTCATCGACTTCCATTAAACAGATCATTTTTTGTCACAGATTGCACCACGCAAGCGGGAAAAAATATCAAGTTGGCAAGATACGGTGTGAGAACCGTTGTTTTTAGTCAACAAGATGCGGCGCGCTTTCACACGACCCTACAAGAGCCATttcgacttttttttttatcgagaCTGTTCTTTCGAGTTTTTCGATACTTGTCAAATTTGGAACCCAGGGAagatttaattgtttgtgAGTTGACACCAAAGAGACGGTAAAGCAATCTGCATTGAAGTTGCCATAAAGGTGGTCTTCAGCAAAAAGACGGTTGAAAATTTCACTCGGATGGACCTTGACACGTTTCGATTAAAAGTTCTAAAAATTGAGGAAAGAGGAACTgataataaatgtaaataggGCGACACGAATCTTGTCGGgaaaaattcgataaaattgtGACAGATATGAAAACAGACAAGTTGTAACTTTCCAAGTGTATACCAGGTGTTCTGGGACAGCTCCAAcgtgtacaaatatttttgatttttctttggGGATACCATGGCGTATAAGTGAGTCGTGAACTGTAAATATCTTCTGATCTGTTTAAATTGCAGATTTCCAAATGTACTcattttgttaaatattttgtaggctgtatttatggaaaaaattgtttcaaatttattaaaaaccgatttttacatttctgaaaaaacgttgcagtttttttttcatgcctttttctgcatttaatttgacaatttttaacagtcatcgttatttctttttacctcttcacttttttaaattgtatccTTTAAGAGTCAATGGGGAAAACAACAACTTTGACTGAACAAAACCCTGTTTTCTATCATAATGCTCttcttgacagcaaaattatCTTCCACGTTTGCTTCCTCGGCTTGAAGAACACTTTCttattaacttttttctaacaaaaaatgtagataaGAAACTCAGATCCATGAAATAATgaaagtattttattattacatattttcctCTTATTCTTGTCGAGTATGCTGGACCGAATTTAGCGTTTCAACAAAACAGAACGCTAGCACACACTGCACCACATTTAGGACTACAATCAAAGATCAATACTGGCTTTCGCGATCGACAAAAACTCGTACGAAACGTCAGAACTCCGAGTCGATATTGTTTTCCACTCGTGCCAACCTTGTCACATCCTCCATTTTCGAACAAAAGAGAAACGCCGGTGGAATCGTGTCGTCAAATGAATAGACAAGTGAATGATGGGaattttaattacaataaaattgttctatcacatgattcaatttttcatacGAACACTTTGATTCAGTTTAGTAGATTTCAATATCGTACAATAATTTAAGAAAGACAGAGAAGGAAAAATGTAAAcgaaaaacaaacaacaataaGACGTAcatacaaaagaaaaaaaaaacacaaacgaTACGATAAACATAAGTAATAAATACCGTTGCCCCCAGTGTAGTGATCTCACCTATGACAGGAACTGCACGAAACAGTTTCTTTAACAGATAATATATATTCAaactatttataaaaatgtacaaataaagtttatacaATTGACCTAGGTATATATACAGGTTGTTGCTTAATTACAGACAAATTTGGCATCTCGACTTACACCTACATCGTAAAAATAACCACgagcgtacaaaataaaaagctGCGACCTTTCCGTATCACTTAGTTCGGCTAAATGATCTGagtttaattaaataagtTACTGACGGTGACTACTCAGTAGTCAAGGATTGCTCATTTAGCTTCACCACAAACACAAACGAGCTATAACAACACTAGTCCTGGctgaagtgaaaatttttcgtGGATCGATCGTTTCCAATTAAGCAGCAACTAGTATAGTCGGATATTTTCCTATTAAAACCATGTACAACAATGAGTGAATCGATGCGGATTGATTTCTTTACGACTTTCTTCACTCTACATCACCGTCAGTCAGTCAAGTCAGTCAGTCACGTCAGTCACACTCACACTAGCCAAGTCACCGATAAATCTATCTCAAGTaagtaactttttaaaatagcCGAGTCTATGGTCAGTCTCGAAAAAATCATCTAGATTGTCTCTCTGGTCGTCCCATTACACTGACGCCTCCCTGTAGAAGGGGTTGACGCCCTTGATGGGGAGTGGGTGGCCCTCGGTGTTGAACACCCAGTAGTCGAATGACAAGAGACTGTCGTCGGAGAACAACAGGTACAAATACTGCaacagaaattatttattattatcataatCAACGATGGCACGTTGCGTATTCGTTGCGATCATAGACGAACGCGGAAACGTGATTAGTTGGAGTAGGTTTCGGCcgaaagaaataaatatttgaaaggCAATTGACATTTAGTTTACGGTCGTTAATGGCAACCGTAATTATTTGACTGGGCTGTTAGTACCGCGTTATGGCCGTATAAGCGTGTTATTGCCGTTAAGGCGAGTCGTTAAAATATACAGAAAGACTGGCGGCACATCTTCATAAGCGTGCGTAAAAAATAGGGAGCCACAAAGTTTTATAAAAGAGACCGTGTGGAGGGCTGGAGGCTGCGGggccaataaaaaaatagtaatttacattagagtacggtaggggtattttacagcgcgaaaactaggtttcaggcacgaggcgaagccgagcgCTAGAAGTGTTATTCGGTGAAACTGAATGGCTACCTTAAGCGTTTCCGCCAGGAAGAAGCTCTGCTGCACGTCGTCCTTCTGCGGATCCTCCGAGTACACATTCTTCAATCCCGTGTACCCCCCGGGCACCCTGCATTGCTTCTCCAACGCTTGCACCGCCTCCCAACCCCAGTCCCTGTACTTCTGGTCCTTGGTCAACCTGTACATGTAGAAGTACGACTCGATCACTTCCGGTCTGAGTATGTAGTACTTCTCCGAGTTCTTGAGCGCCTTCGCTTCCGAACCTTCCGTGAATCGGAACGCTTCCGGTCCCAGCTTCGTGTACGACCTGTCGTACGACTCGTGGCACGTGTTCGTTATCTTCTTCGCCACTTCCATGTACTTGTCGGACATGTCGTTCTTGAGCGTCTTGGCGCCGAGACCGAGCAGACCTCCCGAGAAACATCCCAGATGGTCCATCTTGTGCTCGGGCCGGTCGAATTTCAGCTCGGCGAAGTAGACGAGACCGCCCTTCGAGGTGAAGAGCATGTGCTGCAGGACGGCCTGCATGGCGTCGTCGAACATCTGGCGCGCCTCGTTGTCCTCCTTGTTCGACTGCAGCCACGCCTTCAGGAGGTACTCGAAGAAGCTGTCGCCCAAGGCTCCCATCGACATGTGGTCTGCAAAAGATGCAAGTGTCAAATTTACGTTCAAAATGTGACGGAAAAACACCATGAAATCCGGTCCGAATCTCTTTTggcaatatacagggtgtactAAAAATGGCGCAGAATATTtatgtcacgcgaatctacgttgaataccaaacaaaaaattctaattcgAATTTCCTCTTAGACaaatattattattcaaaCTATTAGATActattatcaaaaatgacattaattttttttttcaaattacactatattttttgtttattcgttcttatagaGACATGACAATGTCTCGAATGAACGGAAAGAAATCCattggattcaaatctggggatTTAACGGGCCATGGATTAGGTCCAATAATTGTTAATTCAGATTTGTAATTCTTTGCATTAACAACAACATAAAAGATCGTCACGATTCACACGGAGAGAAAGGGGTCGGGGTCCCGCAAGACGTCACTCCGGGACCGCTACTGTACCACATCGATCACGCACGCAGCTACCGCAGCGGTATTGTGTCGTGGGACAGCTTACGCAATGTAAATTATGGGAGTCGAGataagaaaataaagaaagaaagaaatgtGGAAAAGAAACTTACGTTGACCCCATTTTCCGGTTTTCGGATTGAGGTAGTTGGGATAGAGCCCGTTGGGTTTTTCCAGTCCTTGGAGGTACTGCCTGATGTGGTCCACTTTGTTCCTGTA from Tenebrio molitor chromosome 8, icTenMoli1.1, whole genome shotgun sequence harbors:
- the LOC138136170 gene encoding mannosyl-oligosaccharide alpha-1,2-mannosidase IA-like isoform X2; translation: MVVPTKAATAGVTSAILVVAWSGIYLSRHSRSSQQVTTVTPEVTLPVVYEVVTLEENATVSLEVENDARRDKVKEMMKHAWDNYVRYAWGKNELKPISKRGHSASIFGTLPLAATIMDGLDTLYIMGMKDEFKQARDWVANELDLNSMASDVSVFEVNIRFVGGLLACFALTGDVMFRDKAQQIADKLLPAFQTQTGIPHALVNLKTGASKNFGWASGGSSILSEFGTLHLEFSYLSDVTGQPIYRNKVDHIRQYLQGLEKPNGLYPNYLNPKTGKWGQHHMSMGALGDSFFEYLLKAWLQSNKEDNEARQMFDDAMQAVLQHMLFTSKGGLVYFAELKFDRPEHKMDHLGCFSGGLLGLGAKTLKNDMSDKYMEVAKKITNTCHESYDRSYTKLGPEAFRFTEGSEAKALKNSEKYYILRPEVIESYFYMYRLTKDQKYRDWGWEAVQALEKQCRVPGGYTGLKNVYSEDPQKDDVQQSFFLAETLKYLYLLFSDDSLLSFDYWVFNTEGHPLPIKGVNPFYREASV